Proteins from a genomic interval of Zingiber officinale cultivar Zhangliang chromosome 1B, Zo_v1.1, whole genome shotgun sequence:
- the LOC121990786 gene encoding probable sugar phosphate/phosphate translocator At5g25400 has product MGREGSGGGGAGGAVTEGVLRKILLSYAYVAVWIFLSFTVIVYNKYILDPKMYGWPFPISLTMIHMAFCSTLAFLLVRVFRLVDLPSAPPMTRELYLSSVVPIGALFSVSLWFSNSAYIYLSVSFIQMLKALMPVAVYSIGILFKKEIFKSSSMLNMLSISFGVAIAAYGEARFDGTGVALQLGAVAFEATRLVLIQILLTSKGISLNPITSLYYVAPCCFAFLLVPWSVVELPVLRARSTASLRPDLLVFGTNSFCAFALNLAVFLLVGKTSALTMNVAGVVKDWLLIAFSWSVIRDTVTLINLFGYVIAFLGVAYYNHVKLQALKAKEAQKKAAQADEEAGKLLEQVDGPGDNRKGETQD; this is encoded by the coding sequence ATGGGGCGCGAGGGCAGCGGCGGAGGCGGCGCCGGCGGCGCGGTGACGGAAGGAGTCTTGAGGAAGATACTGCTCTCGTACGCCTACGTCGCCGTCTGGATCTTCCTCAGCTTCACCGTGATCGTCTACAACAAATACATCTTGGATCCGAAGATGTACGGCTGGCCCTTTCCCATCTCCCTCACCATGATCCACATGGCCTTCTGCTCCACCCTCGCCTTCCTCCTCGTCCGCGTGTTCCGCCTCGTGGATCTGCCGTCGGCCCCTCCCATGACCCGCGAGCTCTACCTCTCCTCCGTCGTCCCGATTGGCGCCCTCTTTTCGGTCTCGCTGTGGTTCTCCAACTCCGCCTACATCTACCTCTCCGTTTCCTTCATCCAGATGCTCAAGGCCCTCATGCCGGTCGCTGTCTACTCCATTGGAATACTCTtcaaaaaagagatttttaaGAGCTCCTCCATGCTCAACATGCTCTCCATCTCCTTCGGCGTTGCGATCGCCGCGTACGGCGAGGCACGCTTCGACGGCACCGGCGTTGCCCTCCAGCTCGGCGCCGTGGCGTTCGAGGCTACCCGCCTCGTCCTCATCCAGATCCTGCTCACCTCCAAGGGTATCTCTCTCAACCCCATTACCTCTCTCTACTATGTCGCCCCTTGCTGCTTCGCTTTCCTCCTGGTCCCGTGGTCTGTCGTCGAGCTTCCTGTCCTCCGCGCCCGTTCCACCGCCTCTCTCCGTCCGGATCTGCTCGTCTTCGGCACCAACTCCTTTTGCGCCTTCGCTCTAAACCTCGCCGTCTTCCTGCTCGTCGGCAAGACCTCCGCACTTACCATGAACGTTGCCGGCGTAGTCAAGGACTGGCTCCTTATCGCCTTCTCCTGGTCCGTGATCCGGGACACTGTCACCCTAATCAACCTCTTTGGGTACGTCATTGCCTTCCTCGGGGTCGCCTACTACAACCACGTCAAGTTGCAGGCTCTCAAAGCCAAGGAGGCGCAGAAGAAGGCTGCACAAGCCGACGAGGAGGCCGGGAAGCTTCTTGAGCAAGTTGATGGTCCCGGAGACAACCGGAAGGGTGAAACCCAGGATTGA